The nucleotide sequence CTGTATACGTCAAAACTCTCTTGATCGACATAGACAAAATCATAATCAACATCTGTCATAGCTCTGTTGACATCTTTGCACCATTGGGACAAGCGTTGCATCTTGCGTGGCACATCCAGGTCTTCTCTGCCTTTCGTTTCGGCAACAATTATCCGTCTATCTGTTAATTTTACGAGGAAATCGGGATAGTAGTTGCTGATGTCGCCATCGGCATTGATATAGTCGAGTTTGAAATGCAGGCTAAAGTCGTTTTTGACATAGGAGACGACATCGGGGCAGTTTTCGAGAAATGCGGCAAATTCCAATTCAAAATGACTGTCACCAGTGATTCTGTTGAACACAGATTTTTGGGGAACCAGGTATTCTTGTTCTTTAACCATAAAGGGACGGGCATCTTGGGCGCGCGTTGTCTCAATCAGCTGTGCATCTCCACTGTCTTGTATCGTGAGATCGTTGATAGCGTATTTGAAGGTTTCCATAACGGTTTTGGTGGATCGGAGTTCCGACAGATTTTGCAGCGTATTCGGATCCTCTAACATCACCGTTTCGCCGAAAAGTTGGTTCTGAACGAAGTCTTTAACCTTTCCATAGAGGACATCATAACCGCTGACGAGTCGGAGGTCTTTTTGGATAGTCTGTGCGAAATAACCGAGCGTGCTACGGTAATCTGCAACTCCGCTACCGTCTAATACTGTGGTGTGCGTAACCTCACCAGTCGTCATATCCTTAAAAACGATTTCGCGTTCTGATGCTTCGCTAAATTCTTTGTATGCCACGGGTGTAAAATCAAACTGTGCGACATCCAAACCTTCAAGATTCTCATATTCCCGATAGGTGCGGCGCGTAAGTATAGGGATTTCGATATCAAGCGCGTCAATATCCTTGTTGACGTTTGCTTTGTCCACTTCAATAACGAGGGGTGCCTTGGGTTTTGTCCCTTCACCCATGGCTTGACGTTCCAATTCGACCCCTTCCGATTTAATGGATTCAACAAATGCCATGAACTCTTTGGTACCGATAACGCTCACAGATTCCTTCTCGGTTCCGGCGTACATCAGCCGTAGCCCGCGCCCTAAGGTCTGTTCCGGCAGAATATTGGGTCTGGCAGAATAGGCGCGGAGCCCGACAATTGTGGTAACGTTCTTGACATCCCACCCCTCCTTGAGCATTAGCACGGAGACGATGGCTTTATATGGACTGTCCCACGAATCAATCTTATTCGCTTGCTCACGAAGTTTCTCGAGTTCCGCCTGCTTCTTACTCGATTTCGCTTCAGATATCTGTCCACTTTTGTTGGTGTGAATTACGAGCACGGCATCTTTGAGGTCGGGATAACGATCTTCGAGGTAAGTCGCTACATCATCACAGTTACGGGTATTATCGGTCATCACAAATAGAATGGCTTTTTTATTTAGTTTTTCGTGTTCTGCATAAGCCTTGCGCCACTCAATCACACCGAGGTTAAGATAGTCTGCGTATTTCTCGGTATACTTCACACTTTGGCGTTCAACAAGTTTCGCCCGGCTCTCAGCATCAGGCAGCACTGGATGTTTGACGATGTTTTGCGAAATTGCCTCTACGAGGGGATAATCGGCGACCGTCTGCACAAAAATCGCGCCGTTATTGGGCTTAGGCGTGGCACTTACATCTATCTGCAACGCCAGTTCGCTGCCCTTCTGTAAGAGGCGGTTGTGAATATCCTCAATGGACTTGAACCATGCTAATTTTGGATCGTGGACGTGGTGCGCCTCATCGTTGAGGACCATCAGTTCGTCGATGTCTCGAACGATGTCTCCGAGATCGACCTTAGAATCTGTAGTTGCCCCCGTCGGTTTGTTGCCTAAAAAGTAGTCCATACTGTTGTCATCGGTGGGGGACGGTGGGGGCTGGTCGCTGGAATAGACGCGATGGATATTGGTGAGAAAGATGTTACCCGTGGCACGGGTGGTACGCACTTCGTCTTGGACATGCAGGGTGAGTTGAAAATCGTCACGCCAATTGTGACCTTCAAAGCCGTTATCGGGCAGCGCGGGGTCTTCAAAGAAGATGCGTAACCCTTGGAAATCGTGATAGAGCCGGTCCAGTACAATGATGTTGGGGGCAATGACAAGGAAGTTACGCGAAAGTTCAGAACCGGCTTCATACAACTTGTGAAAGAAACTCCACGCGATTGTGAGACTCATCACCTTTGTTTTGCCTGTGCCTGTCGCCATCTTTATGACGAACCGCCGCCAGTTTTCGTCGAAGAGTCCCGTCGAAACGGCACCCGAGCTGTCAAAGCGCATGAGATCGAATTTGTCTCGGACCTTGACAACATCGTATAGATAGATGATGGTTTCGAGTGCCTCGCGTTGGGCGAAGTAATACTGAAATTCGCTCGTTGTTCCATCAGTCTGTTCTCGTAAGTGTGGGGTATTGAACCACCAATTGAGGAGTGCCTTGCTTGTATTGGAAGCACCGCTGTAATTATTATCATCACGCCATGTTTTGACTTGCTCACGGATTTTGTGGACGAGTGGTGGGAGTAGCATTCCGTATTCCAGATCGAACAACAGGGATTGATCTGGAAGCCAACGTACTGATGGGTCAATGATTGCGTGTGGGGATTCAGGGAAATCGGGGTGTAAAGCCATAATTGCCAGTTCTTTTTTCGGTTTCTGTTTTTCGTGGCGATATTATAGCAGAGGTGCATGAAAACTGCAAGGCAAATTCAGATGCACAGCAGAGCCATTCAATTTTGCGAAATAAATCCATGTCCGTAAAGGATGCCTCTTGCGGGAAGCCCGAATTTATTCGGGGTTGTGCACGCTGTCCCGAACAAGTTCGGGCATCCTTGGGTAAATTACTTGACAATTGAATGCCTCTGGGATGCACAGCCTAACAGGCTATGCTACAAGAACGCACCGAGATTTCGGATGCACAACCTAAAAGGTTATGCTACAAGGGCAACTTAGTGATTTGTCCAGTTTAAAATGGGGAGTAACTTCGTTCGTGCGATAATGCACGTCGCATTTGAGCGAGTACGCCGCAAAATCGCACTACTACGAACGAATTCACTTACAATTCAAAGTGGACAGACTATTAGGTTACCGTAGGAGTTCTACGAATGCCTCAATATCCGTTGTAGGAGCCTGGCAGACGTAGTTTTCGCAGACGTAGGCGGTTGCGGTGTTGTCAATTTGGGTCTTGCCAGTGAGAAGTGGTAACGTCTGTCCATCGGCGGATTCGCTTAAGGCGACGATTTTGTTGGGCTGATAGGTGCTGTGCAGTGCTGTTAACATCGCTTCTGTTTTCACATCGTCTTGTTTCCCAACAATCGCAATCTCTTTGGGTGTTGATAGCAGGAACGCTAACTCACACAACAACTGACCGGAGCCTGATGGCATGCGCTCCATCTGCTGGAAGTAGAGCAACAAAGTCTCAACGGCTTTGTTGTGGAATTCGGGGTTGTTAAGGTGTTTGGCAAGCCGTAATAGGCTGTGGATCGCCATGGATGCCCCGGAAGGTGTTGCGCCGTCGTAAGCGGATTTGGATTGGACAATAAGCGTCTCGTGCGCTTTGCCGGTGAAGAAAAATCCGTCGCCTGCGTCGTCCCCGAATTGGTCAATCATAATGTGTGCGAGACGTTCGGCTTCTGTGAGCCATCTCGGTTCAAAACTGGCTTCGTAGAGCGCGATTAATCCAGCGATGAAGTAGGAATAGTCTTCAAGGTAGGCGTTGAGGTGGCTTTTGCCATCACGGTAGGTGCGTAGGAGCAGACCGTTGTCTTGGGAGAGCGTTGTCAGGACGAATTCAGCGGATTTTTTGCATGCCTCAAGGTATTCGGGTTTTCCGGTCAGTTGGTAACCCATCGCCATGCCGCGAATCATAATCCCGTTCCAACTGGTGAGGATTTTATCATCCAGTCCGGGTTTAATCCGCTTTTCTCGCGCGTCAAACAGTTTCTGTTTCCCATCTGCGAGGAGAGCCTCCAGTTCACTGACATCCATACGGAGTTTTCGGGCAAAGATGTCGGGTGGCACTTGGACCTGGAGGATGTTTTCGCCTTCAAAGTTGCCTTGTGGGGTGATGTCGTAATACTCACAGAAGATTTCGGCGTTCTCTTCACCGATGATGTCTTCGACATCGTTGGGTTCCCAGACGAAGAATTTGCCCTCTACGCCTTCACTGTCAGCGTCTTGTGTGGAGTAGAAACCGCCGTTCTCTGCGTCGTACATCTCACGGAGCACATAGTCGAGCGTCTCGATAGCGATGTCGCGATAGAACGGTTTCTGCGTGGCTTGATACGCTTCAAAGTAGGCGACGACGAGTTGGGCATTGTCGTACAGCATCTTCTCGAAGTGTGGGACGAGCCAGTGTGCGTCGGTAGAATACCGGTGGAACCCGCCGCCGAGTTGGTCGTACATCCCGCCACGTGCCATCTTCTCCAATGTGAGTTCTACCATCTCTAAGGCATTGGCGTTGCCACTGTGGTGCCAATAGCGGAGTAGGAACGGCAGTCCCATGCTGGGTGGGAATTTTGGGGCGTTGCCGAATCCGCCGTGATGTGAGTCGAATTGGGAACGGTAGTTTTGGAAAGCGTTGGTCATGAGTTCTTCAGTGAGTTCGTGATGGTGCGGATCGACGACATTGCTCATCTGCGCAAGGTGTGCTGTGATTTGCTCGGCTTGCTGCAGGACCTGTGTGTTTTGATCGCTAAACGCCTCTGAGACAGCGTGCATCACTTTCGGGAATCCGGGTCTACCGTACCGATCGGTGGGTGGATAATAGGTTCCGCCGTAAAAGGGTTTGAGATCCGGGGTAAGGAAGACAGTCATGGGCCAACCGCCTTGCCGCGTCATGATTTGGACAGCGTTCATGTAGATTTCATCTAAATCCGGACGTTCTTCTCTATCGACTTTGATGTTAATGAAAAGTTCGTTCATGACTCCTGCGATCTCTTCGTTTTCAAAGGATTCGCGTTCCATAACGTGGCACCAGTGGCATGCGGAGTAGCCGATACTCAGGAGGATGGGTTTCTGTTCTTGCTTGGCGCGTGCGAGTGCTTCTTCGCCCCACGGATACCAGTCGACGGGATTGTGTGCGTGCTGGAGTAGGTAGGGACTTGTTTCGTGGACAAGGCGGTTGATGTGTTTGGGTGTGTCGTGCATTCGTTTTTCTCCAGCGTTATGAGGTTGCCTTTTTAGAAGATATGAAAAAATGAGCGGCTCCAAAATATGGCACCGCTCTTATAAGGAAAAAATACCGCTACCGGGATTCGAACGCCGGTTTGGTGGCTGAGATTTCAATTTCGTAATCGAGTTTCTTATGGTTTTAAGCGGGCTGAAAAATTCCCCGTCCTAACCCCTAGACGATAGCGGCATATTGATTTAACAGAAAGAACTGCCCGGGAAGGACTCGAACCTTCACTACGTGGTCCAGAGCCACGCGTCCTACCATTAGACGACCGGGCATTGACGCGCGTTTATTATGGACGCGCCGCGTTTTTTAAGTATACCTTAAACACAAAGTGCTTGTCAATTTTTTTTCACGGGTCTACTGCGTCGGTAGGACCGAAACGGATATATTGGAGAAGGTATAGAAGATATTGATAAACCCGATGAGGATTGTTGGGATTACAAAAACGCTCAAGAGTGCAAAAGTGCCGGTGGAAAAGGTGGTACTTGTGCTTGCTGTTTCATCGTCAGCAGCCTCGAGATACATCGCTTTCACAATTCGGGCGTAATAGTAAAGCGAAACTACACTGTTCAGCAGACCGACGAACGCCAACCAATAGTATCCTTGCTCAAGGACGGCCGCGAAGAGGAGCCATTTTCCAAAGAAACCGGCGAACGGTGGAATGCCCGTTAGCGAGAAGAGGAAAATCGCCATCGCTCCAGCGACTAACGGTGCGCGTGAGGCGAGTCCTCGGTATCCTTCAATCATTTCGCTGCCTTCCTCGTTTGCAATGAGGACAACAACATAGAATGCTCCCAAATTCATAAAGAGGTAGACGACGAGGTAAAAGAGGATCGCACCGATGCCTTCAGATGTGAGCAGGACCCCCCCCATTAGGAGATAACCCCCGTGGGCAATGCTTGAATATGCCAATAGACGTTTCACGTTCTGCTGTGGCAGTGCAGCGAGGTTTCCGACAGTCATCGTCAAAGCGGAGACGATCGCCAACATAAGCGTCCAATCGACCGATTGTAGGACTTCGAAACTGCTAAACCCGGAATAGAAGAATCGAATGAACAGCGCAAATCCTGCGGATTTTGAGGCGACGGATAGAAACGCTGTTATTGGGATAGGTGCGCCTTCGTAAACATCTGGGGACCACATGTGGAACGGCACGGAGGCTATCTTATAGCCGACACCGGCGAGGACAAAGATAATCGCAATCAACACAGTGAGCGGATAAACTTCACCGGCTGCTAAGAGTTCAGTGAGTCTTATGCTGATTTGCCCAAGATCACCCGTTCCAGCCATGCCGAACAGGAACGAGAGCCCGAACAGCATCGTTCCCGAGGCGACTGCACCATACGTGATATATTTGAACGCCGCTTCACTTGAGCGCGGGCTGTGCGTTAGAAATCCGGCGAGAATGTAGGAGGTCAGACTCACCGTTTCCAACGATATGAATATCATCAGTAAGTTGGTTGAGGAAGCCATCAAGAACATTCCGAGCGTGATGGCTAATAGGAGTGCGTAGTATTCACCCTTCAACTGTGCATCAAGTTCCTCAGAACGGATGGAGAAAAGAATCGTTGCTGTGGTTGCGAGGAGGAGGAGCACCTTGAAGAAGGTAGAGAATGCGTCGAGCCGGATCATCCCCAGAAAGAGGGAGATCGAAGTTCTGTCCCCGAGCTGCCCGTGCGTGAGAAGGACTGCAACGAATACGCAGCCGATGCCTGCAAGGGAGAGATAGGCAACGGTTGAACTCTCCCTGTTTTTCACGCCGAGATCGACGAGGATGACGACAATAGCAGAAACGACTAACAGCAGCTCCGGAGTGAAATAGAGAAGGCTTTCGATGTTGCTTAAGGGTTGCATACCGGACAAAAACCTCCTATATCGCCTGTAGCACGTTGACGAGGTTGGTGACGGACTCTCTGAACATATCAATGGCGAAGTTGGGCCATACACCGAGTACAATCGTGAGGATACCCAGCGGTGCCAACGTCAAGATTTCGCGTCCGTTGATTTCAGGGAGTGCTTCATATTTTGGGTTGAGTGTTCCTAAGAAAACGCGTTGGAGCGTCCAGAGGAAATAGGCTGCACCGACAACAATACCTATCGTTGATAAGATGGTCAGCATCTTGAATTTGTCGTAAGCACCGAGTAAGGAGAGTGCTTCCCCGACGAACCCACTCAAGCCGGGCAGTCCCAAAGATGCCATGAACGCGAGCGTGGTAATGCCGGTGTAGACTGGCATTTTCGCGCCGAGACCACCGAACCCATTGATCTCACGGTGGTGTGCCCTATCGTAGAGAACACCGACGAGCAAGAAGAGCATCCCACTGATGACCCCGTGGTTGAACATCTGAAGAATCGCTCCCGTGATGCCTTCTGTATTCCGAGCAGCAAGCCCCAAGATAACGAATCCCATGTGTCCGATACTCGAATACGCCACCAATTTCTTGAAATCGGTTTGTGCCAAGGCGCAGAAAGAACCGTAGACGATATTAACGAATCCAAGGATGGCTAAACTGTTTCCCCATGTGCCGGTTCCGTTACAGAAAAAGTCCATGCCTTGTGGGAACATTGCCATATTAACCCGTACCAATCCGTAGGTTCCCATTTTTAGCAGGATGCCCGCAAGAATAACGCTGATTGCAGTCGGTGCTTCGACGTGTGCATCGGGGAGCCATGTATGGAACGGGAAGATTGGCACTTTCACGGCAAATCCGATGAAGAAACCGAGGAAGACCCAAATTTGGAAGTTGAGGTCGTTCAGCGCATGTCCTTCAGTCGCTGCTAAAGTAATAAGGGTTGGGATGTCAAATGTCCGCGCGCCGGGTGCGCCGCTATTGAGATAGACTGCGATCATCGCAACCAGCATCAGTACACTGCCGAAGAGCGTGTAAAGGAAAAACTTAATTGCAGCGTATTCACGACGCGGTCCGCCCCACACACCGATAAGGAAGTACATCGGCAGTAGTGTGAGTTCAAAGAAGACGTAAAAGAGGAACAGATCCAACGCGGCAAAGAAACCCAACATTCCTGTTTCAAGCAATAGGAACAGTGCCATATATGCCTTGATGCCTTTTTCAATGTTCCGCCACGAGGCAATAACACAGATGGGACCTAAGAGGGCAGTGAGAAGCAGGAGCGTGACACTCAGACCGTCAATACCGACGTGGTATTGGATATTAAACGCTTGAATCCAAGGCACATTAACGACGTACTGCGTTCCTGCAGCCGATCGGTCGTAGGATATGAATAAAGCGACTGCGAGTGCGAGCGGAATGAGCGTAAAGAGGAGCGTAACACGTTTAACGAGTTCCTCTGACTCGCGCGGCAGCAGCAAAACAACAATCATCCCGAGCAGCGGGATAAAAATCATTAGGGACAATAACATCTCGTAGGGATCCTCCTTATCCCATTACCGGGAAATCAAAAAGACGAGAAACAAAAGTACTGGGAACACAATTGGAGCGAGTACGAGCAAAATCTGCCCTCTCTTACGCCGCGTTTCGGGGTTCGGATGACGGACGAGCAGCCAAGCGATAGCAGCACCAAGCGGTACTCCAAAAAACGGAAGCAATTTAAGCAATACCATAACAAGTCCATCCTTATAACGCCCGGAAAATTAAGATTAACACCACGATACCTGCCAGTACGACGAAAAGATAGGTCTGAATCGCTCCGGTCTGGATCCGACGGACTCTTCCACCGATTGACCATGTAACCTCAGCAACCCGATTAACGAGACCGTCGACGATGCGGTTATCGAAAACGCCAACGAATGCGGCGAGGATGTCGCGGGTTACTTTTCCAACACCGTTGACGATGCCGTCAACGATCGTTCCATCAAATTGGGCAAAGAGTCGAGATTTCCATACTGTCACAGCGACTAAGACACCGTCGTAAAACTCGTCAAAGTAGTATTTGTGCCAGAAGAGATTATAAAGCGGTCGGAACGTCGTAGCGACAGACTCCGCAGACAAAGTACGTCTATGGTAGAACAGCCATGACAGCAATATACCTAATCCAGCGACGATGATGGATAAGACCATCGCGATCGTGTGTGCTGGTCCGTGTCCATGATGTGCATCATCTCCGTGTGCGCCGTGTGTGTCGTCTGCGCCTTCTTCCGCTGCCACGGCTTCAGAGATTCCAAAGAGCGAGAAGGTGAGACCGGCTTCACCGACTTTGCTATCGGGTGAAACGTATGCATGTGTTGGTGCATGGAGATGCGGTTGTTCTGGTGGTTTAACGTAATCTGCGTTGAACCAGAGCGTATTGACGACAGGAAAACTCAAAACAGCCAAGACGAGGAGCGGCACGGTCATGCTCTTAGGGGACTCGTGTGCTATGTCGTGCATCTTTTGATTGCGCGGTTCACCAAAAAAGGTCATGAAGATGAGACGGAACATATAGAACGCCGTAATCCCAGCGGCACAGAGTGCCATGCCGAACAGGAGATAGTGGTGTAGGGAGTTCCATTCCATTGCGCGACCGAGCACACCGGCTAAGATTGCGTCCTTACTCCAGAAACCGGAGAAGATAAACGGGACACCGGAGATCGACAACGTTGCGATGAGCATCGTTATGAAAGTAATCGGCATCTTATGGCGAAGGCCGCCCATGTTCCGCATATCTTGATCTGGCGGAATCTCAGGAATGGCTGTCGGCTGTCGGCTTTCAGCCATCAGCAAAGAGGTTTCTGATGAAGCGACCTCCTCTTGCTGACTGCTGACGACTGACTGCTGATGGCTATCTTGTGAATGTTCGTGTGTGTGTTCATCGTCATGTCCGTGACCGTGCATCGCATGGAAGGCGTGGATAACACTGCCGGAGCCGAGGAAAAGCAGTGCCTTGAAAAAAGCGTGCGTTGTGAGGTGAAAGAGTCCGGCGACATAGCTGCCAACGCCAATTCCAAGCATCATGTACCCCAACTGGCTGACCGTGGAGTATGCCAAAACCCGTTTAATGTCAAAGCGGACGATAGCAATAGTCGCAGCAATAATTGCTGTGATACCACCGATATAGGCGATGACCAGAGATGAAGTTTCTGTCAAGATTGGGAACATCCGAGCCGTGAGATAGACCCCAGCGGCAACCATTGTTGCGGCGTGAATCAGTGCACTGACGGGTGTAGGACCTTCCATCGCATCGGGCAACCAAGTATGTAGAGGGACTTGCGCGGATTTACCGACCGCCCCACAGAAAATGAGCACACCGGCAATAGAGAGCCAGACCATATCGCCTGTGTTTAATTGGGATGCGGCTTCGGCGAAAATACCGCTTTCTCCGTAGAGTGAAAGCGTATCGAATTTGGTGAAAAGCATCATCATGCCGATGAACATACCGACATCGCCGACGCGCGTCGTCAGGAACGCCTTTTTGCAGGCATCCGCTGCCGAGTCCTTTTCAAACCAGAAACCGATGAGCAGATAGGAGCAGAGACCGACGAGTTCCCAACCGATGTAGATACCGAGCAGGTTATCCGATACAACCAAGAAGAGCATCGAGAAGGAGAAAAGCGAAAGGAAAGCAAAAAACCGTGGATACCTCGGATCGCCGTGCATGTAGCCCATGGAGAAGATATGGACAAGGCTACTGACGAGCGTGACAACAATCAGCATGATTGCAGTGACGCTATCAAGGTAAAAGCCCATTGAGAAGGTAACACTACCGAGCGAAAGCCACTGAACAGTATGGGGTTCTGGATCGGGGACTACCTCTTGCAAAAGCAGAAGCGAGCAGACGAGTGCGATGAGCATCGCTACTGTAGATAGGTAGTCCTGTCGGGGGAAACTCCGTTTCGCTAAGCCCAAAAGTCCGAAGATCGCGAAGGCAGCGAGGGGACAGAGCAAGATGAGACTTATTAAGAGTACGACCATATTTTTAACTATTGCTCCGGGGCGGTGTTTCCGTTGTCAACACCCGGGGAATGCCTCACGGCATTCATACCGTTGATTTTCTACAATTGATTACAGAACCTGTTTGAGGTTTGAAAAGGTTTCTTAACGATTCTGAACCTACCTTGACAACGGAGGGACAGCTCAGAAACAATCGCTAAAAAATTAACCTTTTAAAGTGTCCACTTCGTCGGGACGGATGCTACCGAATTCGCGGTAGATAGCGAGAATAATTGCTAAAAAGACAGCGGCTTCTGCGGCAGCGAGCACAATCCCAAAAATTGCGATAACCTGTCCGCTGATGTCCTCTGGTGGTGTCATGAAACGCGCGAACGCTGCGAAGTTAAGATTGCACGAATTGAGAATAAGTTCGATACCCATCAAAATGCTAATGGCGTTCCGTCGGGTTAAGACAGCAAAAATACCGAGCGTGAACAGAATTGCACTGATGACGAGATAGTGTTGTAGGGTCATTCGTCCCTAACCTCCTTTCGGGAAATCAGGGTGGCACCGATTAAGGCGACTAACAATAACACAGAGACGACCTCAAACGGGAGGAGAAAGGGTCCATTCAAAATCAGTTCACCAATCCGTTCAGTTGTCGGTGGAAGTTCAGTCCCGTCATCGGTAAGATTCTTCCATACGGGTGTATTGGCAATAACCGTCAGGAGCAGCATAAGTAGCATCAAGGCAATCACGCCCCCAAGTAGGAGCTGCCCGCGTTCGATATGGATGCGCATTTCTAAGTGTCCACTTGTCATCATGACCCCGAATAGAATCAAAACAAGGATACCCCCGACGTAGACGATCACCTGCGTTGCGGCGAGGAAGTCAGCCTGTAGAAAAACGTAAAGCCCGGCAACGCCGAAGAGCGTCACCATGAGCGAGAACGCTGCGTGGACAATGTTTCGCACCGTGACGACGACGAGTGCCGAGGCGATTGTCATCAGCGCGAAACCATAAAAAATAAATGTCTTAAGTGTAAATTCCATATAAAATTAGATTATCGTTTGGGCATCCC is from Candidatus Poribacteria bacterium and encodes:
- a CDS encoding NADH-quinone oxidoreductase subunit N, whose amino-acid sequence is MQPLSNIESLLYFTPELLLVVSAIVVILVDLGVKNRESSTVAYLSLAGIGCVFVAVLLTHGQLGDRTSISLFLGMIRLDAFSTFFKVLLLLATTATILFSIRSEELDAQLKGEYYALLLAITLGMFLMASSTNLLMIFISLETVSLTSYILAGFLTHSPRSSEAAFKYITYGAVASGTMLFGLSFLFGMAGTGDLGQISIRLTELLAAGEVYPLTVLIAIIFVLAGVGYKIASVPFHMWSPDVYEGAPIPITAFLSVASKSAGFALFIRFFYSGFSSFEVLQSVDWTLMLAIVSALTMTVGNLAALPQQNVKRLLAYSSIAHGGYLLMGGVLLTSEGIGAILFYLVVYLFMNLGAFYVVVLIANEEGSEMIEGYRGLASRAPLVAGAMAIFLFSLTGIPPFAGFFGKWLLFAAVLEQGYYWLAFVGLLNSVVSLYYYARIVKAMYLEAADDETASTSTTFSTGTFALLSVFVIPTILIGFINIFYTFSNISVSVLPTQ
- the nuoK gene encoding NADH-quinone oxidoreductase subunit NuoK; its protein translation is MTLQHYLVISAILFTLGIFAVLTRRNAISILMGIELILNSCNLNFAAFARFMTPPEDISGQVIAIFGIVLAAAEAAVFLAIILAIYREFGSIRPDEVDTLKG
- a CDS encoding thioredoxin domain-containing protein, which encodes MHDTPKHINRLVHETSPYLLQHAHNPVDWYPWGEEALARAKQEQKPILLSIGYSACHWCHVMERESFENEEIAGVMNELFINIKVDREERPDLDEIYMNAVQIMTRQGGWPMTVFLTPDLKPFYGGTYYPPTDRYGRPGFPKVMHAVSEAFSDQNTQVLQQAEQITAHLAQMSNVVDPHHHELTEELMTNAFQNYRSQFDSHHGGFGNAPKFPPSMGLPFLLRYWHHSGNANALEMVELTLEKMARGGMYDQLGGGFHRYSTDAHWLVPHFEKMLYDNAQLVVAYFEAYQATQKPFYRDIAIETLDYVLREMYDAENGGFYSTQDADSEGVEGKFFVWEPNDVEDIIGEENAEIFCEYYDITPQGNFEGENILQVQVPPDIFARKLRMDVSELEALLADGKQKLFDAREKRIKPGLDDKILTSWNGIMIRGMAMGYQLTGKPEYLEACKKSAEFVLTTLSQDNGLLLRTYRDGKSHLNAYLEDYSYFIAGLIALYEASFEPRWLTEAERLAHIMIDQFGDDAGDGFFFTGKAHETLIVQSKSAYDGATPSGASMAIHSLLRLAKHLNNPEFHNKAVETLLLYFQQMERMPSGSGQLLCELAFLLSTPKEIAIVGKQDDVKTEAMLTALHSTYQPNKIVALSESADGQTLPLLTGKTQIDNTATAYVCENYVCQAPTTDIEAFVELLR
- a CDS encoding DEAD/DEAH box helicase family protein, which produces MALHPDFPESPHAIIDPSVRWLPDQSLLFDLEYGMLLPPLVHKIREQVKTWRDDNNYSGASNTSKALLNWWFNTPHLREQTDGTTSEFQYYFAQREALETIIYLYDVVKVRDKFDLMRFDSSGAVSTGLFDENWRRFVIKMATGTGKTKVMSLTIAWSFFHKLYEAGSELSRNFLVIAPNIIVLDRLYHDFQGLRIFFEDPALPDNGFEGHNWRDDFQLTLHVQDEVRTTRATGNIFLTNIHRVYSSDQPPPSPTDDNSMDYFLGNKPTGATTDSKVDLGDIVRDIDELMVLNDEAHHVHDPKLAWFKSIEDIHNRLLQKGSELALQIDVSATPKPNNGAIFVQTVADYPLVEAISQNIVKHPVLPDAESRAKLVERQSVKYTEKYADYLNLGVIEWRKAYAEHEKLNKKAILFVMTDNTRNCDDVATYLEDRYPDLKDAVLVIHTNKSGQISEAKSSKKQAELEKLREQANKIDSWDSPYKAIVSVLMLKEGWDVKNVTTIVGLRAYSARPNILPEQTLGRGLRLMYAGTEKESVSVIGTKEFMAFVESIKSEGVELERQAMGEGTKPKAPLVIEVDKANVNKDIDALDIEIPILTRRTYREYENLEGLDVAQFDFTPVAYKEFSEASEREIVFKDMTTGEVTHTTVLDGSGVADYRSTLGYFAQTIQKDLRLVSGYDVLYGKVKDFVQNQLFGETVMLEDPNTLQNLSELRSTKTVMETFKYAINDLTIQDSGDAQLIETTRAQDARPFMVKEQEYLVPQKSVFNRITGDSHFELEFAAFLENCPDVVSYVKNDFSLHFKLDYINADGDISNYYPDFLVKLTDRRIIVAETKGREDLDVPRKMQRLSQWCKDVNRAMTDVDYDFVYVDQESFDVYRPQNFQELLDGFTEYKIYTYD
- a CDS encoding NADH-quinone oxidoreductase subunit M, translating into MLLSLMIFIPLLGMIVVLLLPRESEELVKRVTLLFTLIPLALAVALFISYDRSAAGTQYVVNVPWIQAFNIQYHVGIDGLSVTLLLLTALLGPICVIASWRNIEKGIKAYMALFLLLETGMLGFFAALDLFLFYVFFELTLLPMYFLIGVWGGPRREYAAIKFFLYTLFGSVLMLVAMIAVYLNSGAPGARTFDIPTLITLAATEGHALNDLNFQIWVFLGFFIGFAVKVPIFPFHTWLPDAHVEAPTAISVILAGILLKMGTYGLVRVNMAMFPQGMDFFCNGTGTWGNSLAILGFVNIVYGSFCALAQTDFKKLVAYSSIGHMGFVILGLAARNTEGITGAILQMFNHGVISGMLFLLVGVLYDRAHHREINGFGGLGAKMPVYTGITTLAFMASLGLPGLSGFVGEALSLLGAYDKFKMLTILSTIGIVVGAAYFLWTLQRVFLGTLNPKYEALPEINGREILTLAPLGILTIVLGVWPNFAIDMFRESVTNLVNVLQAI
- a CDS encoding NADH-quinone oxidoreductase subunit L, encoding MVVLLISLILLCPLAAFAIFGLLGLAKRSFPRQDYLSTVAMLIALVCSLLLLQEVVPDPEPHTVQWLSLGSVTFSMGFYLDSVTAIMLIVVTLVSSLVHIFSMGYMHGDPRYPRFFAFLSLFSFSMLFLVVSDNLLGIYIGWELVGLCSYLLIGFWFEKDSAADACKKAFLTTRVGDVGMFIGMMMLFTKFDTLSLYGESGIFAEAASQLNTGDMVWLSIAGVLIFCGAVGKSAQVPLHTWLPDAMEGPTPVSALIHAATMVAAGVYLTARMFPILTETSSLVIAYIGGITAIIAATIAIVRFDIKRVLAYSTVSQLGYMMLGIGVGSYVAGLFHLTTHAFFKALLFLGSGSVIHAFHAMHGHGHDDEHTHEHSQDSHQQSVVSSQQEEVASSETSLLMAESRQPTAIPEIPPDQDMRNMGGLRHKMPITFITMLIATLSISGVPFIFSGFWSKDAILAGVLGRAMEWNSLHHYLLFGMALCAAGITAFYMFRLIFMTFFGEPRNQKMHDIAHESPKSMTVPLLVLAVLSFPVVNTLWFNADYVKPPEQPHLHAPTHAYVSPDSKVGEAGLTFSLFGISEAVAAEEGADDTHGAHGDDAHHGHGPAHTIAMVLSIIVAGLGILLSWLFYHRRTLSAESVATTFRPLYNLFWHKYYFDEFYDGVLVAVTVWKSRLFAQFDGTIVDGIVNGVGKVTRDILAAFVGVFDNRIVDGLVNRVAEVTWSIGGRVRRIQTGAIQTYLFVVLAGIVVLILIFRAL